A single window of Magnetococcus marinus MC-1 DNA harbors:
- a CDS encoding DUF4390 domain-containing protein, translated as MPKHGMLSQRTIQRYRPLFVRGGTLLVLLLPLLWLSACSDRPVEERMMVIESVEAVVRGDTLYARAKLSKEYQNTLKARLNSGQPVLVSYHFTLTRHNRWLPDHTFARGQVIRKLRYHLITQRYEMEDVTKQHISYTQEPSEALNFLCQPRYVPLTQSGSLGGILVASKAGQLSDFILHSRFERHRQGMSRMFRVLFRLLTFWEPLTYDKFAEYQLQ; from the coding sequence ATGCCCAAACATGGCATGCTTAGTCAGAGGACGATACAGCGGTATCGTCCTCTTTTTGTTCGTGGTGGCACACTGCTGGTGCTGCTGCTGCCGCTCTTGTGGTTAAGCGCTTGCTCGGACCGCCCGGTAGAAGAGCGTATGATGGTGATTGAATCGGTCGAGGCGGTGGTGCGGGGCGATACCCTGTATGCCCGCGCAAAGCTGAGCAAAGAGTATCAAAACACCCTTAAAGCGCGTTTAAACTCGGGACAGCCGGTATTGGTAAGCTACCATTTTACCCTGACCCGGCATAACCGTTGGTTACCCGACCACACCTTTGCCCGCGGTCAGGTCATCCGTAAACTACGCTACCACCTGATCACCCAACGCTATGAGATGGAAGATGTGACCAAGCAACACATCAGCTATACCCAGGAACCCTCTGAAGCGCTTAATTTTTTATGTCAACCCCGCTATGTCCCTTTGACACAATCCGGCAGTTTGGGGGGCATTTTAGTGGCCTCCAAAGCGGGGCAATTGAGTGATTTTATTCTACATAGCCGCTTTGAGCGGCACCGTCAGGGCATGTCCCGCATGTTTCGGGTATTGTTCCGCTTGCTCACCTTTTGGGAGCCTTTAACTTACGATAAATTCGCGGAGTACCAGCTACAATGA
- the lpxC gene encoding UDP-3-O-acyl-N-acetylglucosamine deacetylase, with product MHFQRTLKNTVRCTGIGLHSGQKAYLSLQPAPANHGIVFRRTDLNNARVPAHVMNVKDTRLCTTISNNDGVSVSTIEHLLAAFAGMGVDNAIVDIDGPEVPIMDGSAAPFVFLLECAGVVDQNAPKRWIRIKRKIGVKDGDKMAQFEPGPGFHLSFLLDFDHPVLKRQQVGISLTETAFIKEVSRARTFGFVKEVEYLQANGLAKGASLDNAIAIGDYQIINEDGLRYEDEFARHKVMDALGDLYLLGTPIIGKFVGERSGHALNNLLLRALLAQADAWEMVEGYPEGESAHIVDFAPIPGSLVLPATVTR from the coding sequence ATGCATTTCCAACGCACACTCAAAAACACGGTACGCTGCACGGGCATAGGTTTGCACAGTGGCCAAAAGGCCTACCTTTCGTTGCAACCGGCACCTGCGAATCATGGCATTGTGTTCCGCCGTACCGACCTTAATAATGCGCGGGTACCCGCCCACGTCATGAATGTCAAAGATACCCGTTTGTGTACCACCATCTCCAATAATGATGGGGTGAGCGTCTCGACCATTGAGCATCTGCTGGCCGCCTTTGCGGGCATGGGGGTGGACAATGCCATTGTGGATATTGACGGCCCTGAAGTGCCCATTATGGATGGCAGTGCGGCCCCTTTTGTGTTTCTGCTTGAGTGCGCTGGGGTAGTTGACCAAAATGCGCCCAAGCGTTGGATCCGCATTAAACGCAAAATAGGGGTCAAAGATGGTGATAAAATGGCCCAATTTGAGCCTGGCCCAGGTTTTCATCTCAGCTTTTTATTGGATTTTGATCACCCCGTGCTCAAGCGCCAACAGGTTGGCATCTCTTTGACGGAGACCGCCTTTATCAAGGAGGTTAGCCGCGCCCGCACCTTTGGTTTTGTTAAAGAGGTGGAGTATCTGCAAGCCAATGGTTTGGCGAAAGGGGCTTCACTGGACAACGCCATTGCCATTGGTGACTACCAGATCATCAATGAAGATGGTTTGCGCTATGAAGATGAGTTTGCCCGCCATAAAGTGATGGATGCTTTGGGAGATCTTTATCTACTAGGCACGCCTATTATTGGTAAATTTGTGGGCGAGCGTTCTGGACATGCCTTAAACAATCTGTTGTTACGCGCCCTGTTGGCCCAAGCGGATGCGTGGGAGATGGTGGAGGGCTACCCCGAGGGCGAATCGGCTCATATTGTTGATTTTGCCCCTATTCCAGGCTCCCTTGTGCTCCCTGCTACGGTAACGCGCTAA